In Cydia amplana chromosome 5, ilCydAmpl1.1, whole genome shotgun sequence, the genomic window AGATTCTCAGTTACGTATTGCGCAGTTTAATATTCAAAGTGCCAATAGtaaaaagcctttattaattaaatttttgaaagATAAAAACATTGATATATGTTTACTCAATGAAACTTGGTTTAAAGaacatcacaattttaaaattccTGGTTATAATCTTCACTACAGACTGTCTAAAAATCCTCACAATGGTGttgcaattttaattaaacCATACTTGAAATACAATACTTTAAATACAACCTTTTATGAGGACATACAAACTATAGCTGTTTCTGTATCTACCGAACGCGGTAACCTAACTGTTCTATGCGTCTACTGTCCTCCCTCTAATGGTCACATTAGATTGAAGAGGCTGCGCAATGCTATCAGAGACCTCCCTAAACCTATCTTTATTGGCGGAGATTTTAACGCTCATCATATTGCATTTGGTTGCTTATCAACAAAGGGTCGTGGTAAAGATCTATATGATGTTATTGATGAGTGTGATTTGTGTATCCTAAATGATGGTAGTTTTACTACAGTGAACCGCCCTAGAATTAACCCTTCAGCCATTGACGTCAGCCTTACTAGTGATTGCTTGGCACCTCTTTGTGAATGGTCTGTACATGACGATTGTATGGGTAGCTAAGCGTAAGCATTTCCCCACTATAACCGTAATATCTTTGACAGCTGAAAAATATCAATTCAATGCTCCTGTGGATAAATTTTTGTACAAAAGAACTGATTGGCGCAAATATAATGAACTCTCTAAGAGCATATTTGAGGATTTCTCAGTAAATGTTAATGACCCACTTGCCACTTATACAGAATTTTGCAATCGCCTTGATGCCCTTATGCATAAAATTATCCCAAAGTTTACCAAATCTACTCATTTTGCTAGCAGACCTCTTACACCTTGGTGGAACGAGATCTGTGAGCAAAGTGTTATTGCATCCTATAATGCTTTGAAACTGTATAAAAGAGATCCTAccatagaaaattatataaattataaaaaattagacgcattgaaaaaaagaactatttcagaACAAAAGAAAATTGGTTGGAATAATTTATGCCATTCTTTTAACAGAACTACCCCTATGAGCAAGATTTGGAATatgattaaaatgtttaaaggtgTCAAGTCCAATATTAGATCATACAAGGACGAATTCATCACTCCATTTTTAGATAAGTTATCAGATAATAGTAATTTAAAGGATACTAgtaccctacctacctactttaacattaataataacaatagcaATTCAAAGTTTTTAATGGAACCATTTACATGGCATGAATTCATAACTAGTCTACGATCCAGACGTAACACAAGTCCAGGTTTAGATAATTTTCCTTATATTGTAATCAAAGAGCTTCATGTATCTGCCCAGAAGTTATTTCTTGATGTTCTTAATATATTATggcttaatttaattattcctgAATCCTGGAAATCACAGTGTGTTATTCCAATACTTAAACCAGATAAATCTCCAGAACAGGCTAGTTCCTATCGCCCAATCTCCTTGTCATCTTGTCTtggtaaattatttgaaaacatgATTAAAGTCCGTTTAGATTGGTTTGTGGAGGCTAATGGTATCATTCCATATTTGCAGTACGGCTTTCGTCGAGGGCGAAGTTGCGCTGATAGTTTCATTTCACTCATCTCCGACctgaaaatgtcaaataatttaaagtcacacactgttTGTGTTTTCCTTGATGTTCAAGGAGCGTTTGATAATGTTGACCCAACCATCCTAGTCAATATTATGTCCGATGTTGGTATCCCTGGCCGACTATGTCAGtggatatataattttttaatcaatagaaccttatttgttaaatttaataatattttacatgggcCTCGATCAACTTCTAAAGGCACTATGCAAGGTGCCACACTTTCACCattattgtacaatttgtacacatgtgaaatttgtaaatatgttgATACTAGTAATGTAAGTATTCTCCAATTCGCAGATGACATTGTTTTGTACAGTAGTAACCATAATTTGCAGATTgccataaataacataaatagaGCTTTAGATCAATTAGGTGTGTATTATAACAatagattaaatttaaatataaatgccaCAAAAAGCAGCTTAATGATTTTTGGTGATGATGATCCAACTTGCAATATTATGTACAGTGGGGAGTCCATTGATAGAGTAAGATCCAAAAAATTCTTGGGTGTCATCATTGATCAAAAGCTGACCTTTGAAGAACATGTGAAATATATTtctaaaaacagtttaaaaggtataaatgtGTTAAGATGTTTAGCTGGTGTCTCTTGGGGTGCTGATCCCAAGATTCTATCTGTTTTATATAAAGCTATAGTTAGGAGTCATTTTGATTATAGTGCTATGGCATATTTAAATAGTCCACATGCAAAAAAATTGGATATTCTGCAGAACAGGGCTCTGAGAATTATATCTGGAGCAATGTGCTCAACTCCAATAAGGGCCATGGAAGTTGAGACACATATAATGCCACTTATCTTAAGACGCCTAATGCTTGCTGAAAGATATTGCCTCAAGTTATTATATTCTAAtaacacaaaattaataaacaagatTTTACCTCATAGAGTTAATGTGTCTGGTTCCTTGGCAACTGGAGAGGGTCTTCTTCTTGGCAACTCTCCAATGTTGTTTCACATTTTTCTGGAAATTGAAAATAACTGTAGTAAAATTAAAAAGCAACATCCTTGGCCATGTTATTCCTCACACTACAGAAGCATTATGCAACCAATTAAAATACTAGACTCTGTTAAAAGTAATGAAGACATGTTACAATTCCTTTCGGATAATAATTACTACACTATTTATACTGATGGAAGCAAAGGTGTGGATCATGTGCGTAGTGCAATTTATGATCCTCAATGTAAATTTTCTCAGAGCTTTCTTCTGCAGAAAGTATGTACCATATTTACTGCAGAGGCATATGCAGTCTATCAGGCCCTTCTGCGAATTGGTAATGTagataattgtaaatattttctaataataagtGATTCTTTAAGTTTGCTTCAAGGGTTGGAacatttgaaaattcattttaaaactaattttattttatatgcgaTTAAAGAATTGTTATTTAAGTGTCATCTTAAACGAGTAGAAGTTTCATTTATGTGGGTTCCTTCTCACAAAGGAATCACTGGCAATGAAACAGCAGACAATGTTGCCTTCAAAGGCATAAATGCACTTGACGTTAGCGAGGCAATGTATATTCCCATGTCCGATTACTTGTCTTGTATAAATCTATCTGTAAATATGTTATGGGCACAAATGTGGAGTAAAGATCAAGACCAAGGAAAAGGAAGATGGTACGGAAGCATTCAGGAAAATCTGCCTACaagaccatggtataataacctGCAAAAAGCCAGTCGAGATTTTATCACTACTATAAACCGGTTGCGCTACGGACACAATGCTGCACCATCACACCTTGCCAGACTTAGATTGATACAAAACAATATTTGTACTTTCTGTGAAGCTGAAGAAGGAACCGTTAACCACCTTATATTTAAGTGTCAGAAATTTCTTATTGACAGATTAGTGCTTGCCAGTGAACTAAAtgaagtgtttaaaaataatagtgaTTTTTCCTCCCGCCCGCCGCCGTTTAATAATCTACTAAAAGACAGTCAAACATATCaaccaatatacaaatacattaaaaacacaGTGTTAAAACTTTAATAGTAGTGcagtgtaattaaaataaagacttggcttaaaggtctcgtaaccaggccataaaatccaaaaaaaaaaaaaaaaatcactactTGAAAACTTACACTTGATTTATAGGTTACTGGCAAAACAACAATAGTTTCAGAATTGTGTTGTAGCAAGATAATTTTAAGAATGATATCTAATTTTGATAAACTTTGCGTGGATTTGGAAAAACAGGAATTAGAAGTAAGATTGAGTTTAAGTCCAAGCGAATACATTTTTGTTGAAGGATAACCTAGCTCTATTCTTTGTTAATTATAAGGACTAGTAAAGATCAACGCTTTATTACCATTTCAGGCACCCACTGGAGTGGCTTCACCTTCTACGTATGCTCAGCTGTTAGTCATTTACTTGTACCAAAATGATCTGTAAGTGAATTTCTTGTTATTGTATATACCTAATGTATTCATGTTTTGTTTATACCTAATGTAAACTTTGAGCatcatactatagttcgtttttgttagcattagaaataaggtaaacaatcttgtgtgtcttttaattgaaaaacacattttaaaaataagttacggcaaatatttaacaattatgaatctaatacgatcatttatattcttctgctttcataagtaatagttactgatttttaaaaagcgtttttcaattaaaagacatgtcaagatcgcttaccttctttcaagttctttctaatgctaaaaaaaaacgaactatagttctgATGTTTTTGTTGATATGTTTAATTGCTTTACCACTACCACCTACAATTAGTTTatgatattaatttattatgcaTGGTTATTTAATTACAGATGTAATGCAAAGTGTTTGTGGAAAAGAATTCCACAAAGCATCACAAGTAGTAATCCCGAGATAGCTGCTATCTGGGCGGTTGGACAGAAACTGTGGAAGAAGGATCTTGCCGGAACATACCAAGCTCTAGCTAGCTACAATTGGACTGAACCTGTAGCTAATATTATAAGAGCACTTGAAGGTACTATTGCTTTTAACATCTTCATTTTTTAATTGTATCCTAGATCTTTGAAGTATGAATGTAAAACAAATATGTGTCTTTCCATGGATACCTTATTTACGACGCTCCAATACTAAATGTGGTGCTATGTGACATGAGTGCCAGCTGCTATAAGTTAGCTTTACCCGTGGAACATGACACATTCTCTTATAAAATAGTGATTAGGACCAAAATCTAAATTAGATTGAAAACTGTTCTGATGGTTATCAATGTTGTGGGGCTTAATTTTGATAGTTTGTCCAAAACCATGTGTGAGGGTACATGGTGGTCATATTGATAGCTTTTAAGCTCCTCTATCAACATTTTTTCTTTGCTGAATGCAACaccttgtatttgtattttttttttatttaaatctttatgtaaatatttgtgTCTTTACTTTTCTAAATATTATGGTGCCATCTCTCGAACAGATTGCACCATATCTTTCGCCTactgtcgggtagatggcgttaatttcaatatttaacaaatgaacacatatcagtgaaagaataagggtcaaagtcaaatggcgttctaacagttttaatctgctgtcgaaagatggcagtaaatttactgtggcctacataatttactttgacaatccgcctctatttcaaattctctttgctcaAACATAACCGTAAGCAAGGGAAACAGGCGAAGTATTGCAAAATATTGTAGTGGGAAAATCAGTAACTACATTGTCAAGGGCTACTGTTTGGTAGTCCAATTACTATAAACATGGCATCACCTATTCCCACTGTCAAATATGCAGCTACAATACTTTAGACCGCGAGACAAACagatttccatgaccaatcgcctcccaggcgataactcgTATATTGGTTAACGGCTATGTATGATGATCCCtcatggacgtcagctgccgctccgttggtgggttgaggaatggcagccgccgagacatgtaaaaaaataaaataaattttgtcaTTGTTTGGTACTTTGTCAGAAGAGAGTTTAGATGTTATTATAAAGACCGTCAGCTACTTGCATAAACATGTACAAAATAAGCGCTGTACCTTTTTATTATAGTAATAACTAAATCATGAAACTTTGCATGTAGGATTTCATCAGGCATTTCAATAAATGCCTTACGGATTTGCGGACATAAATGGTAGGCGcgtattttttacatgtttatgcAAGTAACTGACGGTCTTTCCACCGCTATACAatcggctgacgattttttttatatttataatagcatctaaactatcatctggcaaagtatcaatcgggaggcgatgactgaaaaaaaatttttttacatattcatGTGATCAACTGACGGTCATTCCAACGCaatacaaccggctgactatttttttaaattcatgatagcatctaaactattatctgacaaagtatcaagcgggaggcgatgactgacgatatTTGCTCCTGGCCCGCTGTCTACTTGTATATTATAGTACTTTTGTCATTGGCTATAgtta contains:
- the LOC134648462 gene encoding COP9 signalosome complex subunit 8, with protein sequence MISNFDKLCVDLEKQELEAPTGVASPSTYAQLLVIYLYQNDLCNAKCLWKRIPQSITSSNPEIAAIWAVGQKLWKKDLAGTYQALASYNWTEPVANIIRALEERVRERAFFLIGRSYNSISLDTVVSMTGLSRDAVLRTCAERKWTLREDGVTVDPTPPTQPNPLHTSSEDQLFKLTEFVSFLEN